One segment of Dermochelys coriacea isolate rDerCor1 chromosome 5, rDerCor1.pri.v4, whole genome shotgun sequence DNA contains the following:
- the TOPORS gene encoding E3 ubiquitin-protein ligase Topors isoform X1: MAARSGHVAGVPPAWRLRGGRCRKPWSSDQVPSGPSSPCGASRCGAGGWSLCGAGRRQAASMADPLSYLTERGRRRRLRHGGEEPRAGPAPCRRRRQRLKAADAGKPRGEGEPPAPDSGAANMTSTTEEFTVDSSFSPKAGTSKLHQTMPTDTSPDSKCPICLDRFDNVAYLDRCLHRFCFRCVQEWSKNKAECPLCKQPFHSIFHTVRAEDDFKEYVLRPLQNGSFASPDGRRFRYRTTLTRERHTSAYPRRSSSSRRTLSPPDNGILFEGLSGQPVGQRDGGIHQMIRRLASRRQASAEGRSLRQIQEQDIINFRRALYRSGVRVRNIQDGGRYRDISAEFFRMNPACLHRLVPWLKRELTVLFGAHGSLVNIVQHIIMSNVTRYDLESQAFSDDLKPFLLHRTNHFLHEFISFARCPFNIEAYDQHANYDCPAPSYEEGSQSESSVITISPDETDSQEPDHNASTTSVDRAPWDDETPGPSYSSSEQVHVAMASPLDTSETSDEEPSRNGTELQGQLQDNAAPDGDTDSSSDNCVIVGYVKPLAERTPELVELSSDSEESVDDGKSEDLKKPEPIQFHVFSVSDASGCSSPCSPISKDGKYSNKSSTSPSHKMKSKKNEKDATKIKDLSTKDSLQSSSTRRDRVCSPCSHRLSRRRRSRSSESYSQHSCNRDSHGQRTRRKHHSKERLKSRLSRSRDSSRHRTKRDKRRSKPRDISLSRKSQTVSLSSESTISRDVSRSRSRSNDHSRRRSRSRDSDHYYVRDNYQSRYQWEYTFYSRNMDRDGYETSYRRRTQARAHYSRQSASPEYRIQSFSERTNTRNQRGHNESRYYYYERRRSRSRSSNRSRTTSDRMRCEKPGGKRKYKTRHLENAHKENAASPCEGKGSDLQKSLSKYSGCYKNQDCLLDNQASVGTRHKKRKKNTRSPSVEIIYEGKASDTNRHHKKKKKKHKKKHKRHTSNSSHSSPVVITIDSDSDKETGIQENTECDSSISWTTTTQFNERENETPSPVLGTSDCKDEYTVDGESGLLDKDSNITTTRGDLGDNPGKVDRQFQETSNEQTLTVADDSSASDMGTLPRNVETIQTQSSSQLPFSRASFVENSERPPLILRLPKRLIDRSYWLDSPEKKM; the protein is encoded by the exons ATGGCGGCCCGGAGCGGTCACGTAGCCGGCGTTCCGCCCGCTTGGAGGCTGCGTGGGGGGCGTTGCCGGAAGCCGTGGAGTTCCGACCAAGTCCCTTCCGGTCCCAGCAGCCCTTGCGGGGCGTCTCGTTGTGGAGCGGGCGGCTGGTCGCTCTGCGGGGCCGGCCGCAGGCAGGCGGCCTCCATGGCTGACCCACTGAGTTACCTCACAGAGCGGGGGCGACGCCGCCGCCTTCGTCACGGGGGAGAAGAGCCGCGcgcgggccccgccccctgccgccgccgccgccagagACTCAAAGCGGCGGACGCGGGGAAGCCCCGCGGGGAGGGCGAACCGCCCGCCCCGGACAGCGGCGCCGCT AACATGACATCAACAACTGAGGAGTTTACGGTGGATAGCAGCTTTTCACCTAAAGCTGGCACAAGCAAGCTGCATCAGACAATGCCAACAGATACATCTCCAGACTCTAAATGTCCCATCTGCTTGGACAGATTTGACAATGTGGCCTACTTAGATCGTTGCTTGCATAGGTTCTGCTTTCGTTGTGTACAGGAATGGTCAAAAAACAAAGCTGAATGTCCACTCTGCAAACAGCCTTTCCATTCTATCTTCCATACAGTGAGAGCTGAAGATGATTTCAAGGAGTATGTACTCAGGCCTTTGCAGAATGGCTCTTTTGCTAGTCCTGATGGGCGGAGATTTCGTTACCGTACTACGTTAACAAGGGAACGTCATACATCAGCTTATCCTCGAAGGAGTTCCTCTTCTCGAAGAACACTGTCACCTCCAGATAATGGGATATTATTTGAAGGATTATCCGGTCAACCAGTAGGGCAAAGAGATGGAGGAATTCATCAGATGATTAGACGGCTTGCATCAAGGAGACAAGCTAGTGCAGAGGGTAGATCGCTGCGGCAAATTCAAGAACAAGATATAATTAATTTCCGAAGAGCTCTGTATCGTTCTGGTGTGCGTGTTAGAAATATTCAAGATGGTGGTCGTTATAGAGACATTTCAGCTGAGTTTTTCCGCATGAACCCCGCTTGTCTTCACAGATTAGTTCCATGGCTGAAGCGTGAGCTAACAGTCCTGTTTGGTGCCCATGGGTCTCTAGTCAATATTGTACAGCATATCATCATGAGTAATGTGACTAGATATGATTTGGAGAGTCAGGCCTTTTCTGATGACTTAAAGCCTTTTTTGCTGCATCGTACTAACCATTTTTTACATGAATTCATCAGCTTTGCCCGATGTCCTTTTAACATAGAGGCGTACGACCAGCATGCCAATTATGATTGTCCTGCTCCTTCATATGAAGAAGGAAGCCAGTCGGAATCATCAGTTATTACAATATCTCCAGATGAGACAGATTCCCAAGAACCAGATCATAATGCATCTACAACTAGTGTTGATCGGGCACCTTGGGATGATGAAACTCCAGGGCCATCGTATTCCAGCTCAGAGCAGGTTCATGTTGCCATGGCTTCTCCTTTGGATACTTCGGAAACTTCTGATGAAGAACCTAGTAGAAATGGAACTGAACTGCAAGGGCAGTTACAAGATAATGCAGCCCCAGATGGTGACACTGATTCTTCTTCAGACAACTGCGTCATTGTTGGGTATGTTAAGCCATTAGCTGAAAGAACACCAGAACTTGTTGAGCTGTCCTCAGACTCTGAGGAATCAGTTGATGATGGGAAAAGTGAGGATCTGAAGAAACCAGAGCCTATCCAGTTTCACGTTTTTAGCGTCAGTGATGCTAGTGGGTGCTCATCGCCATGCTCTCCTATATCTAAGGATGGTAAATATAGCAATAAAAGCAGCACCTCACCCTCACATAAGATGAagtcaaaaaagaatgagaaagaTGCAACTAAAATAAAAGATTTGTCTACAAAGGACTCATTACAAAGTTCCTCTACAAGAAGGGATAGGGTGTGCTCTCCATGCAGCCACAGATTATCCAGGAGGAGGAGATCAAGGAGTTCAGAATCATATTCACAGCACTCTTGCAACAGAGACAGCCATGGCCAGAGAACCAGGAGGAAACATCATAGCAAAGAAAGGTTAAAAAGTAGACTATCAAGAAGCAGAGATAGTAGCAGACATAGGACCAAAAGAGACAAAAGGAGGTCAAAACCTCGAGACATAAGTTTATCTAGAAAAAGCCAGACAGTCTCTCTAAGTAGTGAGAGCACTATATCTAGAGATGTAAGCAGGTCAAGATCCCGGAGTAATGATCATAGCAGAAGAAGATCGAGGAGCAGAGACAGCGATCATTATTATGTAAGAGATAATTACCAAAGTAGATACCAGTGGGAATACACTTTTTACAGTAGAAACATGGACAGAGATGGCTATGAAACCTCATACAGGAGGAGAACTCAGGCCAGAGCTCATTATTCAAGGCAGTCGGCTAGTCCAGAGTACAGAATACAGTCTTTTTCTGAAAGGACAAATACTCGAAATCAGAGAGGTCACAATGAAAGCAGATATTACTATTATGAAAGACGCAGATCAAGGAGTCGATCCAGTAATAGATCTCGGACTACTTCTGATAGAATGCGATGTGAAAAGCCTGGTGGAAAAAGGAAATACAAAACTCGCCACTTGGAGAATGCACACAAGGAGAATGCAGCAAGCCCTTGTGAAGGGAAAGGAAGTGACCTCCAAAAGTCTTTGTCAAAATACAGTGGTTGCTACAAAAATCAGGACTGCCTTTTAGACAACCAAGCAAGTGTTGGGACTAGacataaaaagaggaaaaaaaatacaagaagtCCAAGCGTAGAGATTATTTATGAAGGAAAAGCTAGTGACACAAACAgacatcataaaaagaaaaagaaaaagcacaagaagaaaCACAAGAGACATACAAGTAACTCATCACATTCTTCTCCAGTTGTGATTACAATTGACAGTGATAGTGATAAGGAGACTGGAATACAAGAAAATACTGAGTGTGACAGTAGTATCTCTTGGACAACCACAACCCAGtttaatgagagagaaaatgagactCCATCCCCTGTCCTGGGAACAAGCGATTGTAAGGATGAGTACACAGTAGATGGTGAAAGTGGACTGTTGGACAAGGATTCCAATATTACTACCACTAGGGGAGACTTAGGTGATAACCCTGGAAAGGTAGATCGCCAATTTCAGGAAACATCAAATGAGCAAACTCTTACAGTGGCAGATGATAGTAGTGCATCTGACATGGGAACTCTACCGAGAAATGTTGAAACTATACAAACTCAATCATCCAGTCAGTTGCCTTTTTCCAGAGCATCATTTGTAGAGAATTCAGAGAGACCACCTTTGATATTAAGACTGCCAAAGAGACTTATTGACAGATCCTATTGGCTTGACTCCCCAGAAAAAAAGATGTAA
- the TOPORS gene encoding E3 ubiquitin-protein ligase Topors isoform X2, which translates to MTSTTEEFTVDSSFSPKAGTSKLHQTMPTDTSPDSKCPICLDRFDNVAYLDRCLHRFCFRCVQEWSKNKAECPLCKQPFHSIFHTVRAEDDFKEYVLRPLQNGSFASPDGRRFRYRTTLTRERHTSAYPRRSSSSRRTLSPPDNGILFEGLSGQPVGQRDGGIHQMIRRLASRRQASAEGRSLRQIQEQDIINFRRALYRSGVRVRNIQDGGRYRDISAEFFRMNPACLHRLVPWLKRELTVLFGAHGSLVNIVQHIIMSNVTRYDLESQAFSDDLKPFLLHRTNHFLHEFISFARCPFNIEAYDQHANYDCPAPSYEEGSQSESSVITISPDETDSQEPDHNASTTSVDRAPWDDETPGPSYSSSEQVHVAMASPLDTSETSDEEPSRNGTELQGQLQDNAAPDGDTDSSSDNCVIVGYVKPLAERTPELVELSSDSEESVDDGKSEDLKKPEPIQFHVFSVSDASGCSSPCSPISKDGKYSNKSSTSPSHKMKSKKNEKDATKIKDLSTKDSLQSSSTRRDRVCSPCSHRLSRRRRSRSSESYSQHSCNRDSHGQRTRRKHHSKERLKSRLSRSRDSSRHRTKRDKRRSKPRDISLSRKSQTVSLSSESTISRDVSRSRSRSNDHSRRRSRSRDSDHYYVRDNYQSRYQWEYTFYSRNMDRDGYETSYRRRTQARAHYSRQSASPEYRIQSFSERTNTRNQRGHNESRYYYYERRRSRSRSSNRSRTTSDRMRCEKPGGKRKYKTRHLENAHKENAASPCEGKGSDLQKSLSKYSGCYKNQDCLLDNQASVGTRHKKRKKNTRSPSVEIIYEGKASDTNRHHKKKKKKHKKKHKRHTSNSSHSSPVVITIDSDSDKETGIQENTECDSSISWTTTTQFNERENETPSPVLGTSDCKDEYTVDGESGLLDKDSNITTTRGDLGDNPGKVDRQFQETSNEQTLTVADDSSASDMGTLPRNVETIQTQSSSQLPFSRASFVENSERPPLILRLPKRLIDRSYWLDSPEKKM; encoded by the coding sequence ATGACATCAACAACTGAGGAGTTTACGGTGGATAGCAGCTTTTCACCTAAAGCTGGCACAAGCAAGCTGCATCAGACAATGCCAACAGATACATCTCCAGACTCTAAATGTCCCATCTGCTTGGACAGATTTGACAATGTGGCCTACTTAGATCGTTGCTTGCATAGGTTCTGCTTTCGTTGTGTACAGGAATGGTCAAAAAACAAAGCTGAATGTCCACTCTGCAAACAGCCTTTCCATTCTATCTTCCATACAGTGAGAGCTGAAGATGATTTCAAGGAGTATGTACTCAGGCCTTTGCAGAATGGCTCTTTTGCTAGTCCTGATGGGCGGAGATTTCGTTACCGTACTACGTTAACAAGGGAACGTCATACATCAGCTTATCCTCGAAGGAGTTCCTCTTCTCGAAGAACACTGTCACCTCCAGATAATGGGATATTATTTGAAGGATTATCCGGTCAACCAGTAGGGCAAAGAGATGGAGGAATTCATCAGATGATTAGACGGCTTGCATCAAGGAGACAAGCTAGTGCAGAGGGTAGATCGCTGCGGCAAATTCAAGAACAAGATATAATTAATTTCCGAAGAGCTCTGTATCGTTCTGGTGTGCGTGTTAGAAATATTCAAGATGGTGGTCGTTATAGAGACATTTCAGCTGAGTTTTTCCGCATGAACCCCGCTTGTCTTCACAGATTAGTTCCATGGCTGAAGCGTGAGCTAACAGTCCTGTTTGGTGCCCATGGGTCTCTAGTCAATATTGTACAGCATATCATCATGAGTAATGTGACTAGATATGATTTGGAGAGTCAGGCCTTTTCTGATGACTTAAAGCCTTTTTTGCTGCATCGTACTAACCATTTTTTACATGAATTCATCAGCTTTGCCCGATGTCCTTTTAACATAGAGGCGTACGACCAGCATGCCAATTATGATTGTCCTGCTCCTTCATATGAAGAAGGAAGCCAGTCGGAATCATCAGTTATTACAATATCTCCAGATGAGACAGATTCCCAAGAACCAGATCATAATGCATCTACAACTAGTGTTGATCGGGCACCTTGGGATGATGAAACTCCAGGGCCATCGTATTCCAGCTCAGAGCAGGTTCATGTTGCCATGGCTTCTCCTTTGGATACTTCGGAAACTTCTGATGAAGAACCTAGTAGAAATGGAACTGAACTGCAAGGGCAGTTACAAGATAATGCAGCCCCAGATGGTGACACTGATTCTTCTTCAGACAACTGCGTCATTGTTGGGTATGTTAAGCCATTAGCTGAAAGAACACCAGAACTTGTTGAGCTGTCCTCAGACTCTGAGGAATCAGTTGATGATGGGAAAAGTGAGGATCTGAAGAAACCAGAGCCTATCCAGTTTCACGTTTTTAGCGTCAGTGATGCTAGTGGGTGCTCATCGCCATGCTCTCCTATATCTAAGGATGGTAAATATAGCAATAAAAGCAGCACCTCACCCTCACATAAGATGAagtcaaaaaagaatgagaaagaTGCAACTAAAATAAAAGATTTGTCTACAAAGGACTCATTACAAAGTTCCTCTACAAGAAGGGATAGGGTGTGCTCTCCATGCAGCCACAGATTATCCAGGAGGAGGAGATCAAGGAGTTCAGAATCATATTCACAGCACTCTTGCAACAGAGACAGCCATGGCCAGAGAACCAGGAGGAAACATCATAGCAAAGAAAGGTTAAAAAGTAGACTATCAAGAAGCAGAGATAGTAGCAGACATAGGACCAAAAGAGACAAAAGGAGGTCAAAACCTCGAGACATAAGTTTATCTAGAAAAAGCCAGACAGTCTCTCTAAGTAGTGAGAGCACTATATCTAGAGATGTAAGCAGGTCAAGATCCCGGAGTAATGATCATAGCAGAAGAAGATCGAGGAGCAGAGACAGCGATCATTATTATGTAAGAGATAATTACCAAAGTAGATACCAGTGGGAATACACTTTTTACAGTAGAAACATGGACAGAGATGGCTATGAAACCTCATACAGGAGGAGAACTCAGGCCAGAGCTCATTATTCAAGGCAGTCGGCTAGTCCAGAGTACAGAATACAGTCTTTTTCTGAAAGGACAAATACTCGAAATCAGAGAGGTCACAATGAAAGCAGATATTACTATTATGAAAGACGCAGATCAAGGAGTCGATCCAGTAATAGATCTCGGACTACTTCTGATAGAATGCGATGTGAAAAGCCTGGTGGAAAAAGGAAATACAAAACTCGCCACTTGGAGAATGCACACAAGGAGAATGCAGCAAGCCCTTGTGAAGGGAAAGGAAGTGACCTCCAAAAGTCTTTGTCAAAATACAGTGGTTGCTACAAAAATCAGGACTGCCTTTTAGACAACCAAGCAAGTGTTGGGACTAGacataaaaagaggaaaaaaaatacaagaagtCCAAGCGTAGAGATTATTTATGAAGGAAAAGCTAGTGACACAAACAgacatcataaaaagaaaaagaaaaagcacaagaagaaaCACAAGAGACATACAAGTAACTCATCACATTCTTCTCCAGTTGTGATTACAATTGACAGTGATAGTGATAAGGAGACTGGAATACAAGAAAATACTGAGTGTGACAGTAGTATCTCTTGGACAACCACAACCCAGtttaatgagagagaaaatgagactCCATCCCCTGTCCTGGGAACAAGCGATTGTAAGGATGAGTACACAGTAGATGGTGAAAGTGGACTGTTGGACAAGGATTCCAATATTACTACCACTAGGGGAGACTTAGGTGATAACCCTGGAAAGGTAGATCGCCAATTTCAGGAAACATCAAATGAGCAAACTCTTACAGTGGCAGATGATAGTAGTGCATCTGACATGGGAACTCTACCGAGAAATGTTGAAACTATACAAACTCAATCATCCAGTCAGTTGCCTTTTTCCAGAGCATCATTTGTAGAGAATTCAGAGAGACCACCTTTGATATTAAGACTGCCAAAGAGACTTATTGACAGATCCTATTGGCTTGACTCCCCAGAAAAAAAGATGTAA
- the SMIM27 gene encoding small integral membrane protein 27 — translation MAALGRRARDWLYALILLTIVLLSWGYVIYATTIAARWQLEKDYPDQMLNF, via the exons ATGGCGGCGCTGGGCCGCCGCGCCCGGGACTGGCTTTACGCGCTG ATTCTTCTCACCATTGTATTACTTTCATGGGGATATGTTATTTATGCAACAACAATAGCAGCTCGGTGGCAACTTGAGAAGGACTACCCCGATcaaatgttgaatttttaa
- the NDUFB6 gene encoding NADH dehydrogenase [ubiquinone] 1 beta subcomplex subunit 6: MAGYTPDEKLRLQQLRVLRRRWLKDQELSPREPVLSPTKLGPVTSFWERFLQPGSFWRLQTFKLYKASVFTVTWILIPAWVIHYYVKYHVMKMPYGVIEVKPKVFPGDRILETGEIIPPMEEEPTGHH; this comes from the exons ATGGCTGGCTACACCCCCGACGAGAAGCTGCGGCTGCAGCAGCTGCGCGTCCTGCGGCGCCGCTGGCTCAAGGACCAGGAGCTGAGTCCGCGCGAGCCCGTCTTGTCCCCGACGAAACTCGGGCCAGTGACCAGCTTCTGGGAGCGTTTCCTGCAGCCGGGCTCCTTCTGGCGACTGCAG ACTTTCAAGCTGTACAAAGCTAGTGTATTTACTGTAACTTGGATACTTATTCCTGCCTGGGTTATTCACTACTATGTCAAATACCATGTAATG AAAATGCCATATGGTGTTATTGAAGTGAAGCCCAAAGTATTCCCA GGTGACAGAATTCTAGAGACAGGAGAAATAATCCCACCAATGGAAGAAGAGCCTACTGGTCATCACTGA